A region of the Curtobacterium flaccumfaciens pv. betae genome:
GCGCGCTGAGCTCCTCGGCGACCTCGACCTGATCGGCATCGACCTGCCCGGCTTCGGTCGCAGCCCGGCGTCGTCCGGCACCACCGTCGAGGAGATGGCCGTCCTGGTGGAGCGCGCGATCGGGGCGAGCGGCTCGACGGAGTGGATGCTCCTCGGGCACTCGATGGGCGGCAAGGTCGCCACGGTGGTGGCCGACCGCACGATCTCCGGCGCGAACGGCCTGTTCGGGCTGCGAGCCGTGGTGCTCCTCGCCGCGTCCCCCCTCGCTCCCGAGCCGATGGACGACGACCGCCGTTGGACGATGCTCTCGTGGGCTGCCGGTGGCCCGATCGGCGCCGAGGACGCCGAGGAGTTCGTCGCCGCCAACACCGCGGCACCCCTGGCGCCCGCGCGGCACAGTGCGGCGGTGCAGGACGTCGAGCGGACCGACCCCGCGGCCTGGACGGACTGGCTGTCCCGCGGCAGCCGCGAGGACTGGTCGGACGCCGCACCGAACCCGGTGCCCGCCCTGGTGCTCGCCGGTGCCGAGGACGGCGACCTCGATGCCGACGCCCAGCGTCGCCTGACCCTGCCGCACTGGCCGAACAGCGAGCTCCACGTCGTCGACGGCGCCGCCCACCTGCTGCCCTGGGAACAGCCCGAGGCCGTGGCCGAGCGCATCCGCGACTTCTGGCAGCGCCGGGTCACGGGGTCGCCGGTCGTCCCCGTGGAGCACGCCCGCGTGATCGCCTCGCCGCGGGTCAGCGCCCGGACCCGAGGCCTGCTCGCCGAGCGCGCCCTGCCCGACGACCCGTCGGCTGCACCCCACGCGCTGACGCCGACGCAGTTGGGCACGCTGCGTGCCGTCGCGCGGATCGTCGTCCCGCAGCCCGGCACCGACCAGGTCGACCTGGCACTGCGGGTCGATGCGCAGCTGGCCGCAGGGCTCGGCGACGGCTGGCGGCCGGACAGCCTGCCGGTGGACGCCGAGGCCTACCGCGCCGCGCTCGACGTCCTCGCCGCGCCCGCCCGCGACGGTGTGCTCGACCAGGCCCTCGAGTCCGTGGCTGCCGGGCGGTACCGC
Encoded here:
- a CDS encoding alpha/beta fold hydrolase; translated protein: MTTVFCLHALGASSEEFALLRAELLGDLDLIGIDLPGFGRSPASSGTTVEEMAVLVERAIGASGSTEWMLLGHSMGGKVATVVADRTISGANGLFGLRAVVLLAASPLAPEPMDDDRRWTMLSWAAGGPIGAEDAEEFVAANTAAPLAPARHSAAVQDVERTDPAAWTDWLSRGSREDWSDAAPNPVPALVLAGAEDGDLDADAQRRLTLPHWPNSELHVVDGAAHLLPWEQPEAVAERIRDFWQRRVTGSPVVPVEHARVIASPRVSARTRGLLAERALPDDPSAAPHALTPTQLGTLRAVARIVVPQPGTDQVDLALRVDAQLAAGLGDGWRPDSLPVDAEAYRAALDVLAAPARDGVLDQALESVAAGRYRADGDLDAEQLRAWFEDASVDLVKHWLAHPATMAAIDFDGYANGGDGVRKQGFQLLAAGQREAWEPEAPADPGTATATAMDTAPTTGATR